A window of the Saccharomyces eubayanus strain FM1318 chromosome II, whole genome shotgun sequence genome harbors these coding sequences:
- the IAI11 gene encoding Iai11p, protein MTTTKAPLSTFQTNYTVPRIQAQTGTGVQEGLTSSLIVTTAMTLGTFGMGITGTCWSWDVSSFQELKLRLERRANNETVVTNMPLDKSSQQVVDALVEPQNQSFCK, encoded by the exons atgacaacgACAAAAG CTCCGTTGAGTACATTTCAAACAAACTACACTGTTCCACGCATTCAAGCACAGACAGGAACAGGTGTACAAGAGGGTCTTACAAGTTCGCTCATAGTGACTACGGCCATGACGTTGGGAACATTCGGCATGGGCATCACAGGAACATGTTGGAGCTGGGACGTCTCATCGTTCCAGGAGCTGAAACTACGCTTAGAAAGACGTGCCAACAACGAAACTGTGGTGACAAATATGCCTCTCGATAAGAGCAGTCAGCAGGTAGTGGACGCCCTGGTCGAGCCACAGAATCAGTCCTTTTGTAAATAG
- the YEL1 gene encoding Arf family guanine nucleotide exchange factor YEL1 produces MCVSLNNDACGALRRSHDGPCSEGEGVLRGSKSMPVGEQDLLQSPGMINMCEFLQDDEVVDDEKSVVHVATTISAETSVESVESNQSKKADQRYRHIALDILEGTFIEIPYKEYANFLGSEGNHRILTEFIKLLDPLPLSLLEALSNLSNSIYFIAEAQNIDRTLECLSKEWIQCHPDTHWKSSYKLCHIVLFSLLILNSDLHNDFQIDHKKTKFSMVAFINNTLRALREESEYEELEICAGEHLIIDELSEYYKLLNETPLPLLTESETSIATSEYEPSLNRFSTLGSREYSISNLRGMASSSTTLYPRDNQNSIREVSAKSNRNFHNNKPMQTLYCKEPFDDDLVSDSGSSWFVDGLVSISKKSLPNRFFKRDRDQETTPKVHSKRSFFGWLKPSKSKTFIDHTSRTTSLSYLSKDSEWDRVKVQIREGRMLIFKIKQNVKDIHQSNGTNSTAIDYYKEISSSYFAYSLFEAEAQVVQDNIIIGCEAVNINKNAKKKKGNFTVIFPEDINGPETVLEFQTKDIAESHKFTQCINFWAGRISPVPMTQFELVSNEEYGWSDKVFTDLTCFDLKQTTISEWKPLLGLELLYEDSKDMETKLKDRLEELMDFTKQLGVWIDRHNEIKDKLVEIWSFDENCFEVVMNNWNSKYLYMNTQYKKRLTYLEALQKAMESVPLDI; encoded by the coding sequence ATGTGCGTTAGTCTAAATAACGATGCCTGTGGGGCCTTGCGAAGAAGCCACGATGGCCCTTGCAGCGAAGGTGAAGGTGTACTTCGTGGCAGTAAATCGATGCCCGTTGGCGAGCAAGATCTATTACAGTCTCCCGGGATGATTAACATGTGTGAGTTTTTGCAAGACGATGAAGTTGTTGACGACGAGAAATCCGTGGTACATGTTGCTACAACAATTTCTGCGGAGACAAGTGTGGAAAGCGTAGAGTCCAATCAGTCCAAAAAGGCTGATCAGAGGTATCGTCACATTGCGTTAGATATTTTGGAAGGTACTTTCATAGAGATACCGTATAAGGAATACGCAAACTTCTTGGGGAGTGAAGGCAACCACCGAATTTTAACTGAGTTTATAAAATTATTGGATCCCCTTCCACTATCGTTATTGGAGGCTCTTTCCAATTTATCGAATAGTATCTATTTCATCGCAGAAGCGCAAAATATTGACCGAACACTGGAGTGCTTGAGTAAAGAATGGATACAGTGTCATCCGGATACCCATTGGAAATCAAGCTATAAGTTGTGCCacattgttttattttctttgttaatATTGAATTCAGATCTGCATAACGATTTTCAAATCGACCATAAAAAGACTAAATTTTCTATGGTTGCATTCATCAACAATACCCTGAGAGCATTGAGAGAAGAGAGCGAAtatgaagaattggaaatcTGTGCCGGCGAACATCTGATCATCGACGAACTTTCAGAATACTACAAGTTGCTGAATGAGACCCCTTTACCGCTGCTTACGGAATCCGAAACATCAATCGCTACATCCGAGTACGAACCTTCTTTGAACAGATTCTCTACTTTGGGATCGCGAGAATATAGTATATCAAATCTGCGTGGTATGGCCTCTAGTTCTACAACCCTATATCCCAGAGATAATCAAAACTCTATAAGAGAAGTGAGCGCGAAATCCAACAGGAACTTTCATAATAATAAGCCCATGCAGACGCTATACTGTAAGGAACCGTTTGACGATGATTTAGTAAGCGACAGCGGTTCTAGTTGGTTTGTTGACGGTCTGGTTTCAATTAGCAAAAAGTCACTACCAAACAGATTCTTTAAGAGAGACAGAGATCAAGAAACTACACCAAAAGTGCACTCTAAAAGATCGTTTTTTGGGTGGCTTAAACCATCGAAAAGTAAAACGTTTATTGACCACACATCTCGTACAACCTCTTTATCGTACTTAAGTAAGGATTCCGAATGGGATAGAGTGAAAGTACAAATCAGAGAAGGCAGAATgcttattttcaaaataaagcAAAATGTGAAGGATATCCACCAATCCAATGGGACAAACAGCACTGCTATTGACTATTACAAAGAAATTAGTAGTTCTTATTTTGCTTATTCGCTATTTGAAGCTGAAGCACAAGTGGTGCAAGATAATATAATTATCGGCTGTGAAGCAgtaaacataaacaaaaatgcgaaaaagaaaaagggaaacTTTACTGTAATCTTCCCTGAAGACATCAATGGTCCTGAAACTGTCTTAGAGTTTCAAACCAAAGACATTGCAGAATCTCATAAATTCACGCAGTGTATCAACTTCTGGGCGGGTAGGATTTCGCCCGTGCCCATGACACAATTCGAACTAGTGTCCAATGAAGAATATGGGTGGAGTGACAAAGTCTTTACCGATCTTACGTGCTTTGATTTAAAGCAAACCACTATAAGCGAATGGAAACCACTGCTAGGCCTGGAATTATTATATGAAGACTCAAAGGATATGGAGACTAAATTGAAGGATAGGTTGGAAGAATTGATGGATTTCACCAAGCAGTTGGGAGTATGGATAGACAGGCACAACGAAATCAAGGACAAGCTAGTTGAAATTTGGAGCTTTGATGAGAATTGTTTTGAAGTGGTTATGAATAATTGGAACTCCAAATATTTGTACATGAATACCCAATACAAGAAGCGACTAACTTATTTAGAAGCTTTACAGAAAGCCATGGAGTCTGTCCCGCTAGACATTTAA
- the PTH2 gene encoding aminoacyl-tRNA hydrolase, which translates to METMAGLSNSNIALCATFTAISFAIGYQLGLLKSSPTKTSHVSSLPGKKLVTEKVQNDTDEEESESESDEESDEDEDIESNLLNDVPGEVRMALVIRQDLAMTKGKIAAQCCHAALSCFRHIATDPTRVSYNPIMTQRWLNAGQAKITLKCPDKFTMDELYAKAISLGVNAAVIHDAGRTQIAAGSATVLGLGPAPKAVLDQITGDLKLY; encoded by the coding sequence ATGGAAACAATGGCAGGGTTAAGTAATTCCAATATAGCGCTATGTGCGACTTTTACCGCTATTTCTTTCGCGATAGGTTATCAGCTAGGTCTATTGAAATCGTCACCAACCAAGACTTCCCACGTTTCTTCATTGCCAGGGAAGAAATTGGTCACGGAGAAGGTACAGAATGATACTGACGAAGAGGAAAGTGAGAGTGAAAGCGACGAAGAGAGTGATGAGGACGAAGATATTGAATCAAACTTATTAAACGACGTACCTGGAGAGGTCAGAATGGCATTGGTGATTCGTCAAGATCTAGCTATGACGAAGGGTAAAATCGCTGCACAATGTTGCCATGCAGCATTGTCATGTTTCAGACACATTGCGACAGACCCCACGCGTGTTTCGTACAACCCGATCATGACTCAAAGATGGCTGAACGCAGGACAAGCTAAAATCACTTTGAAATGTCCTGACAAGTTCACGATGGACGAGTTGTATGCGAAGGCTATTTCTCTTGGAGTGAACGCTGCAGTTATTCACGATGCTGGAAGAACGCAGATTGCTGCCGGAAGCGCTACCGTATTGGGCCTAGGGCCGGCTCCAAAGGCCGTATTAGACCAAATAACTGGTGATCTGAAGTTGTATTGA
- the SHP1 gene encoding protein phosphatase regulator SHP1, with the protein MAEVPDETIQQFMALTNVSHNIAVQYLSEFEDLNEALNSFYASQVDDQNDRREEAHRKGQQEKESKEETLSSFESLRKAVGTENVGGSSSRLGSSQGSNEHLKKKSSTSPEPAKNTSRSGSGNNSRFMSFSDMVRGQADDDDEDHPRNTFAGGETSGLEVTDPSDPNSLLKDLLEKARRGGQSDLENESRDENDEEHEDDPNRFSGRGFRLGSTADAPDQVVETSAPQPQRTKPQKVTREITFWKEGFQVADGPLYRYDDPANSFYLSELNQGRAPLKLLDVEFGQEVEVNVYKKLDEPYKTPKRKLGGFSGQGQRLGSPIPGESLSPVEVAKDEAPIVEEESEPKEEPKKGDTSVQIRYANGKREVLRCNSTDTVNSLYDHVSSNANTDASRNFTLNHAFPVKPINNDDTTLKDADLLNSVVVQRWT; encoded by the coding sequence ATGGCAGAAGTACCAGATGAAACCATACAACAGTTTATGGCATTGACCAACGTTTCGCACAACATAGCCGTACAATACCTCTcagaatttgaagatttgaatgAGGCGCTCAATTCGTTTTATGCTTCTCAGGTAGATGATCAGAATGACAGAAGGGAAGAAGCACATCGGAAGGGTCAGCAAGAGAAAGAGTCCAAGGAGGAGACtctatcttcttttgaatcttTGAGGAAAGCTGTGGGTACGGAGAATGTTGGTGGGTCCAGTTCCAGATTAGGGTCCTCCCAGGGTAGTAATGagcatttgaagaaaaaaagctctACTTCCCCTGAACCAGCCAAAAACACAAGCCGCTCAGGGAGTGGCAATAACTCCAGGTTTATGAGCTTTTCCGATATGGTAAGAGGACAAGcagatgatgacgatgaagaccATCCAAGAAACACTTTTGCTGGTGGTGAAACATCCGGTTTAGAAGTAACTGATCCTTCGGACCCAAATTCGCTGTTGAAAGACTTATTAGAAAAGGCCAGAAGAGGAGGACAAAGCGATCTTGAAAACGAATCGCGTGACGAAAATGACGAGGAGCATGAGGATGACCCCAACCGCTTCTCTGGAAGAGGTTTTAGATTGGGTTCAACAGCTGATGCTCCTGACCAAGTGGTAGAAACTAGTGCTCCACAACCACAACGTACAAAGCCTCAGAAGGTTACAAGAGAAATCACATTTTGGAAGGAAGGGTTCCAAGTGGCCGATGGCCCGCTTTACCGTTATGACGACCCGGCAAATAGTTTTTACTTGAGCGAGTTAAACCAAGGGAGAGCGCCATTGAAGCTACTGGACGTGGAATTTGGACAAGAAGTGGAAGTTAATGTGTATAAAAAACTGGATGAACCATACAAGACCCCCAAGAGGAAACTGGGCGGCTTTTCAGGCCAAGGTCAAAGACTAGGATCGCCTATTCCAGGCGAGTCATTGTCACCGGTGGAAGTCGCAAAGGATGAAGCTCCAATTGTTGAGGAAGAATCCGAACCTAAAGAAGAGCCAAAGAAGGGGGATACCTCCGTTCAAATYAGATACGCAAACGGTAAGAGAGAAGTCTTGCGTTGTAACTCCACAGACACTGTAAACTCTTTATACGATCATGTCTCATCAAATGCAAATACTGACGCGTCGAGAAATTTTACTTTAAATCATGCGTTCCCTGTTAAACCAATTAATAACGATGACACCACATTAAAGGACGCCGATCTGCTCAACTCAGTGGTCGTTCAAAGATGGACATGA
- the KIP1 gene encoding Kip1p, producing MARSSLPNRRSMLFEANKRKTIAHAPSPTPSNGKHPVPPPICNNSNSNAISESNIHVYVRCRSRNRREIEEKSSVVLSTLGPQGKEIILSNGSHQSYSSSKKTYQFDQVFGAESDQEMVFHATAKNYIREMLHGYNCTIFAYGQTGTGKTYTMSGDINILGDVQSTENLLLGEHAGIIPRVLVDLFKELSSLNKEYSVKVSFLELYNENLKDLLSDNEDDDSAANDSKKQIRIFDNNNNNSSIMVKGMQEIFINSAHEGLNLLMQGSLKRKVAATKCNDLSSRSHTVFTITTNIIEQDSKEHGQNKNFVKIGKLNLVDLAGSENINRSGAENKRAQEAGLINKSLLTLGRVINALVDHSNHIPYRESKLTRLLQDSLGGMTKTCIIATVSPAKISMEETASTLEYATRAKSIKNSPQVNQSLSKDTCLKDYIQEIEKLRNDLKNSRNKQGIFITQDQLDLYESNSILIDEQNLKIHNLREQIKKFKEKYLNQLDINNFLHSEKEKLVNIIRNFHVDFSNFNLEIRKIHRSNLEVMTEITQQRDLSQDNSQRQYTTNQNLQLEISNQVLQTLGTLQDSLMNYNSKFSQVISGVTKELSLNVNSHKVKHDSTVESLFNTTANLLTVKMNDLVNSVSHSLESIRNDSLSHYNKDLNEIYQSHQRFLSKLQNDIKSCLDSIGSSILNSINEISETCTTNLNSMNDLTNHHQSVATELIEKQHLQIEKLKNELLNERKISNHFNKQSTRLKEYFKNHVSRTRTELHDEFNEFISSLKEKQSKLDQNIWQKAESIFNETGEEVNAIHSSSINTLTENAETILQTVSHNSTIFTKDLTCLSEEMNINISSKLKSLPIGKFLNKISQTICESCGNNSSTADPILISIKNFQNVILSDIELTNEKTLSLINEILSQTKIISDKNNVDLTIVNENFNSLCSFILNDYKENIMQISKTQDDVLSGHCENLRSVNRQGMKTITTHNIEKPVNIHLQPESTVIKVLPVLEYPKQFQIYRDAEGNNRDDTMKSHLNEPNSYAGEDLVASQASPKTPVPVPDQPLPKVLVPKSINSTKSKRSKTLPTSVDTEQESRNNLKRRFTMEPIVKDKEIKNDGTKKIHQ from the coding sequence ATGGCCCGCTCTTCTTTACCCAACCGCCGCTCCATGCTTTTCGAAGCGAACAAGAGAAAGACTATAGCGCATGCCCCATCTCCCACTCCTTCGAATGGAAAGCATCCTGTTCCGCCGCCCATCTGTAacaatagtaatagtaatgCCATTTCAGAATCGAACATCCACGTATACGTAAGATGCAGATCGCGCAACCGAAGagaaatagaagaaaaaagcagTGTAGTACTTTCTACGCTGGGACCCCAGGGAAAGGAAATCATTCTCTCTAACGGCTCTCATCAATCATACTCATCCTCCAAGAAGACTTACCAGTTCGATCAGGTATTCGGCGCGGAATCTGACCAGGAAATGGTGTTTCATGCCACGGCAAAAAACTACATCAGAGAAATGCTGCACGGCTACAATTGTACGATATTCGCATATGGTCAAACGGGGACTGGTAAAACATATACCATGTCCGGCGACATAAACATTCTCGGCGACGTACAATCTACTGAGAATCTGCTACTGGGGGAACATGCAGGCATCATACCGCGTGTTCTGGTGgaccttttcaaagaattgaGCTCGCTAAACAAAGAATATTCTGTCAAAGTATCCTTTTTAGAGTTGTACAAcgaaaatttgaaagatttgttgTCTGACAATGAGGACGATGATTCAGCGGCAAACGACTCCAAGAAGCAGATTCGCATTTTcgataataataacaacaattcGTCCATCATGGTCAAGGGAATGCAAGAAATCTTCATAAACTCAGCCCATGAAGGCTTGAATCTATTAATGCAGGGCTCtttaaaaaggaaagtgGCCGCTACTAAATGTAATGATCTCTCTTCAAGATCTCACACGGTCTTCACCATCACCACAAATATAATAGAACAGGACAGCAAGGAACACGGGcagaataaaaatttcGTTAAAATCGGTAAGTTGAATTTGGTAGATTTGGCTGGCAGTGAGAACATTAACAGATCAGGTGcggaaaacaaaagagcTCAAGAAGCTGGACTGATTAACAAATCACTGTTGACTTTAGGTCGTGTGATTAACGCACTCGTAGATCATTCTAACCATATCCCCTATAGGGAGTCTAAGCTAACAAGACTGTTACAGGACTCTCTAGGTGGTATGACCAAAACGTGCATTATTGCCACTGTATCGCCTGCCAAAATATCCATGGAAGAGACCGCAAGCACGCTGGAATATGCAACAAGAGCCAAAtcaatcaaaaattctCCGCAGGTAAATCAGTCTTTATCAAAGGACACATGTCTCAAAGACTATATTCaagagattgaaaaattgagaaacgacttgaaaaattcaagaaacaAACAGGGCATATTCATCACTCAAGACCAATTGGATCTTTACGAAAGTAATTCCATACTGATTGATGAacagaatttgaaaatccaCAATTTACGGGAGCagattaaaaaatttaaagaaaaatacctAAATCAGCTGGATattaataattttttacactcagaaaaggaaaaattggtAAATATAATACGAAACTTCCATGTcgatttttccaatttcaatCTGGAAATCCGGAAAATCCACCGTTCCAACCTTGAAGTAATGACTGAAATTACCCAACAAAGAGATTTATCACAGGACAACTCTCAAAGGCAGTATACTACCAACCAAAATTTGCAACTGGAAATATCCAACCAAGTATTACAGACTTTAGGCACTTTACAAGATTCTTTGATGAACTATAActcaaaattttcacaaGTTATTAGTGGCGTCACTAAAGAATTATCCCTGAACGTAAACTCTCATAAAGTGAAACATGATTCTACAGTCGAATCATTGTTCAATACCACCGCTAACTTATTGACAGTAAAAATGAACGATCTAGTTAACAGTGTTTCACATTCATTGGAAAGTATTCGAAATGATTCTTTATCACACTATAATAAAGACTTGAATGAGATATATCAATCGCACCAACGGTTTTTAAGTAAGTTACAAAATGACATCAAAAGCTGTCTGGATTCAATAGGCAGCTCAATCCTAAATTCCATAAACGAAATATCAGAAACTTGCACCACAAACTTGAATAGTATGAACGACTTAACAAACCACCATCAATCAGTAGCAACAGAGCTGATTGAAAAGCAGCATTTACAAATcgaaaaattaaagaatgaATTACTCAATGAGCGTAAAATTTCGAACCACTTTAACAAACAGTCAACCAGATTAAAGGAGTATTTTAAAAATCATGTATCCAGGACCCGTACTGAACTTCATGATGAATTTAACGAATTTATAAGCAGCTTAAAGGAGAAACAATCCAAATTAGATCAAAACATCTGGCAAAAGGCAGAAtccattttcaatgaaacCGGTGAAGAAGTCAATGCAATTCATTCCAGTTCAATAAACACTTTAACAGAAAATGCCGAAACCATCTTACAAACGGTCTCTCACAACAGTACAATTTTCACGAAGGATTTAACTTGTCTATCAGAAGAAATGAACATAAATATATCTTCCAAACTGAAGAGCTTACCCATTGgtaaatttttaaataagATATCTCAAACTATTTGCGAAAGTTGTGGTAATAATTCGTCAACAGCCGACCCGATACTAATTtctatcaaaaattttcaaaatgtaaTACTTTCAGATATTGAACTAACAAACGAAAAGACGTTATCGTTGATTAATGAAATATTGTcgcaaacaaaaatcatatCCGATAAAAACAACGTCGATCTAACCATAGTAAATGAGAATTTTAATTCTTTATGcagttttattttaaatGATTACAAAGAGAACATAATGCAAATCTCTAAGACACAAGACGATGTACTTTCTGGTCATTGCGAAAATCTGAGATCGGTAAACAGACAGGGAATGAAAACCATTACTACTCACAACATAGAAAAACCTGTTAATATACATCTACAGCCTGAATCAACAGTGATCAAAGTTTTGCCTGTACTGGAATACCCAAAACAGTTTCAAATTTACAGAGACGCTGAAGGCAACAACAGGGACGATACAATGAAGTCGCATTTGAACGAACCAAACTCTTATGCAGGAGAAGACCTCGTTGCATCACAGGCTAGTCCGAAGACTCCAGTCCCTGTACCTGACCAACCTTTACCAAAGGTGCTCGTACCAAAAAGCATAAACTCTACGAAATccaaaagatcaaaaacTTTACCAACTTCAGTTGATACTGAACAGGAGTCACGGAATAACTTAAAGAGAAGATTCACCATGGAACCGATAGtaaaagataaagaaattaaaaatgatgGCACTAAGAAAATCCATCAATAA
- the SKT5 gene encoding Skt5p yields the protein MATSSQMHPYKKHLMQSQHLNFDNMGTQFQSSMKEANSDLSGKKENSRYDHNQKLSSAALPKRTANQFIPNEHSRTSSAPLASSSNNNSHEGADLALAPPPHPRLHSSHSNSVTSLGSTPTNSSSLGALRQTSSNTSLTIEQKNKRTRSVDLSHMYLLNSSNDTQMTATNESVADLSHQMISRYLGGKSNTSLVPRLKTIEMYRQNVKKSKDPEVLFQYAQYMLQTALTIESSNALVSNTEEENVSQSAMKTQFLKEAQSYLKKLSIKGYSDAQYLLGDGYASGAFGKIENKEAFVLFQAAAKHGHIESAYRASHCLEEGLGTTRDSRKSINFLKFAASRNHPSAMYKLGLYSFYGRMGLPTDVTTKLNGVKWLSRASARANELTAAAPYELAKIYDEGFLDVVIPDEKYAMELYIQAASLGHIPSATLLAQIYETGNDTVGQDTSLSVHYYTQAALKGDPVAMLGLCAWYLLGAEPAFEKDENEAFQWALRAANAGLPKAQFTLGYFYEHGKGCECNLEYAWKWYEKAAEKNDKRAINKLGSREGGIAAASKKQHKKNKSVSTLNLFSTTDNGLGNEGSFAKPSSTVSSKSETFFTGNSKRDSEPQGLQINMNNNVKKGPSPIRTPQKGAGQSTEIKPNGQLLNMDNLGGAGRSPSGTNLEPRKSNNLLLKDKKDKQNKKKKKDCIIM from the coding sequence ATGGCGACTTCATCGCAGATGCATCCCTATAAGAAGCATTTAATGCAATCACAGCATTTAAACTTTGATAACATGGGCACACAGTTTCAAAGTAGCATGAAGGAGGCGAATTCTGATCTGTCTggcaagaaagaaaatagtCGATACGATCacaatcaaaaattaaGCAGTGCAGCTTTACCTAAACGGACAGCAAATCAATTTATACCCAACGAGCATTCCAGGACATCGTCCGCGCCTTTAGCATCAAGCagcaataataatagtCATGAGGGAGCTGATCTTGCCCTAGCACCTCCACCGCATCCTCGTCTTCATAGTTCGCACAGTAATTCTGTCACTTCCCTAGGAAGTACGCCAACCaattcgtcatcattaGGAGCACTAAGACAAACAAGTTCGAACACATCTCTCACtatagaacaaaaaaataaaagaactCGTTCTGTGGATTTGTCGCATATGTATTTGTTGAACAGTAGCAATGACACCCAAATGACTGCTACCAATGAATCAGTAGCAGATCTATCCCACCAAATGATCAGTCGATATCTGGGGGGGAAGAGTAACACTTCGTTGGTGCCAAGGTTGAAAACGATAGAAATGTACAGGCAGAACGTCAAGAAATCGAAAGACCCAGAAGTGTTGTTCCAGTATGCCCAATATATGTTACAAACAGCACTGACCATCGAATCTTCAAATGCTCTAGTCTCAAatactgaagaagaaaatgtcaGTCAGTCAGCCATGAAAACacaatttttaaaagaagcCCAAAGctacttgaaaaaactaagTATCAAAGGTTATTCAGACGCGCAATACTTACTAGGTGACGGTTATGCATCAGGAGCCTTTGGGaagattgaaaataaagaagcATTTGTATTATTTCAAGCAGCTGCAAAGCATGGTCATATCGAAAGTGCATATAGGGCATCCCATTGTTTAGAAGAGGGTTTAGGCACAACAAGAGACTCCCGTAAATCcataaattttttgaagtttgcGGCTAGTAGGAATCATCCATCGGCGATGTACAAATTAGGGCTTTATTCCTTCTATGGTAGGATGGGCCTTCCAACCGATGTCACTACCAAACTAAACGGTGTTAAATGGTTATCAAGAGCTTCAGCAAGAGCTAATGAATTGACGGCGGCGGCACCATATGAGCTAGCTAAAATTTACGATGAAGGATTCCTGGACGTTGTCATTCctgatgaaaaatatgCAATGGAGCTGTACATTCAAGCAGCAAGCTTAGGGCATATCCCTTCAGCAACTTTGTTAGCACAAATCTACGAGACAGGTAACGATACAGTAGGACAGGATACGTCACTTTCCGTACACTATTACACTCAGGCAGCGTTAAAGGGAGATCCCGTGGCAATGCTAGGCTTATGTGCATGGTACCTATTAGGAGCAGAGCCcgcctttgaaaaagatgaaaatgagGCCTTCCAATGGGCCTTACGCGCAGCTAATGCAGGCTTGCCAAAAGCTCAATTTACCCTTGGTTACTTTTATGAACATGGCAAAGGTTGCGAATGTAACTTGGAATACGCATGGAAATGGTACGAAAAGgctgctgaaaaaaatgacaagaGGGCGATTAATAAGCTAGGTTCCAGAGAAGGTGGAATTGCCGCTGCCAGTAAGAAACAacataaaaagaataaaagtGTCAGCACATTGAACTTATTCTCTACTACAGACAATGGATTAGGCAATGAAGGGTCGTTTGCGAAGCCAAGCTCAACcgtttcttcaaagtcCGAGACATTTTTTACTGGAAATTCCAAACGAGATTCTGAGCCACAGGGTTTGCAAATCAATATGAATAACAATGTTAAGAAAGGTCCTTCGCCTATCAGAACACCACAAAAAGGTGCTGGACAGTCGACGGAGATAAAGCCAAATGGGCAGCTATTGAATATGGATAACTTGGGTGGTGCCGGTAGAAGTCCATCCGGAACCAATCTTGAACCAAGGAAATCAAATAATTTACTTCTGAAGGACAAGAAGGAtaagcaaaacaaaaagaagaaaaaagattgTATAATTATGTAG